The genomic segment CCGCTTACTCCCTAGATGTCATCATCAATGCCGAAAAAAGTGCTGATATAAATCAATCCATTTTTCTTCAACTCACTAAGTTCCCTGAAGAAACCTTTGTTGAAAATCCAAAAGTCATTAGCGATAAGATTTTAGATACTGTGTTGGCCGACTACCCAAATATTATTATTGGCGACAAAACCCTATTAATAACCGACATCTCTGCCGAAGCCAATAAACAAGCTAGAACTTATGCCGAGAAACTCCACCCTACACTCGACAAGAAACAACTCACTAAAGACGCCGAAGAAACTTTCCCAATATACAAAGAGAGCGACTACGTTGAATTCGTCTACGATCCATTTCGGAAAATAGCTGTAAAAGGTAAAATTAAACGTATAAGCAATGAATTTTTATTTGTAGGCTTCAGCGGGCAATATGCCATTAAAAATATTCTAGATCCTGCACTCAGAGACAGCTTTTTCCCGGACAAAGTCGCAAAGAACCGCCAAAAGTACATCGATACAATGTTTGCTAAGCAACGCTACCAATTTAATGTCACTCTCAACAAAAATGTCCAAACCATTGCTAATAAACTCATTGCTCAAAATGAAAAAAATGGCTTTGTTTACATCAACAACAAATGGTCCTTAATTAATGATTTAATCAACAAGCGCGTAAATGACAAAGCCACCATCATTAGTAAAAAACTTGCCGCTCAGCAAGAAAAAACAGCCGCTGCAGAAGCTGCACGACAGGCTGAAGAGAATCGCATTAAAAACGCAAAACTTCTTGAAGCCCAAAAACTTGAAAACGCTCGTATCGCCAAGGAAAAAGAAGAAGCTGAAAATGCCAAGCGCATTGCAGAACTCCAGGGCGATCAACTTAGCGAAGAAGATAAACTTAAAGAGCAACAAGAAATGCTCAATCAACTCGAAGAAGAGGAAGCACAAGCCGCAAAAGTTGCTGCCGCTGCCCGCGCTGCAAAAGCCGCTAAAAAACGTGCTGCTGGTGCTAACACTGATGAAGAAGACGGTCCTATGGCGGGCTTCCAAATCATCGCTATTGCTGCAATTGTCCTTATCGGCTTAGCTGTCGTCGCTTTTGTTGTATTTAAAGATAAAATCAATTCTAAGCTCAAACGCAACAAAATCACCCTCGACCAGATTACAGGCGAACCTGCTCCTGCACCTTCGACAAAAATGCCCGAGGATAACGTTGGCCCAAGCCCCAATGAACCAAGTCTAGGCGAACAAGCAGAAGCTAGTCGCGATGCAGGTGACGGCTCGAAAATCCAAAAGAAAACAATCAGCTTCTCAAAAGGCAAACCTGGCAACTCATCAAACTTCTTCAGCCCACAAGAAATCGAGCAATCAGAAGAGACTTCTACTGACACGGCTTCAGTTGGAAGAAGCCAGGCCATAGCTGTAAATAATGCACGTCCTGGTAATTCATCGAAGTCCCCCCTCACTCCTCCTGGTGGCGGACTTACCCCTCCTGGTGGCGGACTCACTCCTCCTGGCGGCGGCTTAGCTCCTCCTGCTCAAGATGATGCCGAGGACGCCAGCTCCAATTTGATCACAGATCCAAGCCTCAAGCCCAAACCAAAGCTTCAATTAAAAAAATAATAAAACTCTGACATAAATTTTCTTGATTTTTATGCGCTCCTATTAGTAAGGTGAGCGCATTGCTTTATGTTGCACCTGCGACTTTACAAACATAAAGCAATCAGGAGAAAAACTGTGCTTATTCACGAATACCAAGCAAGGGACTTATTCAGAGAATATGGTATCCCTGTTACAGAAGGAAAAGTCTTCGAGTCATTAGAAGGCGTTGAAGAATACGCAACTGAATTAGGTCAGTGCGTCGTTAAAGCTCAGGTTCACGCGGGTGGCCGCGGCAAAGGTGGAGGCGTTAAATTTGCCCCCACAGTTGAGAAAGCCATTGAGCATGCTACCAACATCTTAGGTATGCAACTCATTACTCACCAAACAACTGCAGAAGGTTGCAAAGTTAACAAAATCTTACTTTGCCCAGGTCTCGACATTGCTAAAGAGTACTATTTAGCACTTACTATTGATCGTGCTACTCAATGCCCGTTTATTATCGCCTCAACTGAAGGCGGTATGGATATTGAGGAAGTTGCTGAAAGCACACCTGAAAAAATCACTAAAATTAAAGTAGATCCTTCCGCCGGTTGCTGGGCATACCACGGCCGTAAAGTTGCTGACGCTCTTGGTTTCGAAGGCAAGCAAGCTCGCATTGTTGCAGCGGTTGCCCAAAACCTCTATAAAATGTTCATGGAAAAAGACTGTTCAATCGTAGAGATCAACCCTCTCGTTGTTACTGAAGATAACGAAATCTACGCGATCGACGGTAAAGTCAACTTTGACTCAAATGCTCTCTACCGCCAAAAAGATATCGTTGAACTCCGTGACCCACTCGAAGAAGAG from the Lentisphaera araneosa HTCC2155 genome contains:
- the sucC gene encoding ADP-forming succinate--CoA ligase subunit beta, whose amino-acid sequence is MLHLRLYKHKAIRRKTVLIHEYQARDLFREYGIPVTEGKVFESLEGVEEYATELGQCVVKAQVHAGGRGKGGGVKFAPTVEKAIEHATNILGMQLITHQTTAEGCKVNKILLCPGLDIAKEYYLALTIDRATQCPFIIASTEGGMDIEEVAESTPEKITKIKVDPSAGCWAYHGRKVADALGFEGKQARIVAAVAQNLYKMFMEKDCSIVEINPLVVTEDNEIYAIDGKVNFDSNALYRQKDIVELRDPLEEEPLEVEASEHDLAYIKLDGNVACMVNGAGLAMATMDMIQISGGSPANFLDVGGTATPARVEQAFRILLKDPNVEGILINVFGGIVRCDLVAEGVIEAVKNIGNIEQPIVIRLSGTNSTEGKKLLAESDLTFETADSLNEAAAKIVAAVKK